One genomic segment of uncultured Desulfobacter sp. includes these proteins:
- a CDS encoding phage tail protein, which yields METHKIIPLLPEIFQQSVKPGNPLFAFLSVMEVMHKDSETILNSLDSFFDPGRTDENFIRFLLKWVDMDWLIDDEDTSGKMIKTDNLRLLIANAWYLSKWRGTSKGLIMFLETATGVKGFLIDENAKDEKRIPLPFHIIINVPENAVPMLHIIERIIKKEKPAYVTHETKILIAS from the coding sequence ATGGAAACGCATAAAATAATACCATTGCTGCCGGAGATTTTTCAGCAGAGTGTCAAACCGGGAAATCCTCTTTTTGCTTTTCTCTCAGTTATGGAAGTGATGCATAAAGATTCTGAAACAATATTAAACAGCCTGGACTCTTTTTTTGATCCTGGCAGAACAGATGAAAATTTTATCCGTTTTCTTTTAAAATGGGTGGACATGGACTGGCTTATTGATGACGAAGATACATCCGGTAAAATGATAAAGACAGATAATTTAAGACTTCTCATTGCCAATGCCTGGTATCTTTCAAAATGGCGGGGAACCTCCAAAGGCCTTATCATGTTTTTAGAAACGGCCACCGGAGTGAAAGGTTTTTTAATCGATGAGAACGCAAAAGATGAAAAAAGAATACCTTTACCCTTTCACATAATAATAAATGTACCTGAAAATGCAGTACCGATGCTGCATATTATTGAACGGATTATTAAAAAAGAAAAACCTGCTTATGTAACCCATGAAACAAAGATTTTGATAGCGTCATAA
- a CDS encoding IS1634 family transposase codes for MSEYVEEMQHTLLCIAGRPIAALDFSDDRLAHLLKHLSNREYWSKIEDDLNKQSIEVYDLKPETIRCDATTVSTDQAITEEGLVQFGHSKDNTKLPQIKLMSAALDPLGMPLASDVVSGEKADDGLYIPLISRVSDSLKKNGLLFSGDCKMSALETRAHLVLSGDHYLCPLPLTGKTADEMKTWINEGISKDREEALIPVFRENYKGIVVLAAKGYEFSRIQTFQKEAEEITWQERIFVVHSPAHARQQSAGLDIRLKKAKEKLEKLTPLPGRGKRQISDEAELVAAIAKIVKAHNVENLLDVQFEKQVEQKMKYVGKGRGSLNRETIVVEKVRYQITSVQRNQEKIADEKTRFGWKAFVTDMDFDKFSLHDAILSYRNEYRVERIFARLKSRLNIAPLFVKKDDQIEGMTYLLTLCVRVLTLIEFVVRRSLKEEKTELPDMHPENRKKTTAKPSAERILKAFSKVNLTIICDMAGNIIMRSLKPLSNLQKQIIQKLELDSSIYTQLEI; via the coding sequence ATGAGTGAATATGTGGAAGAAATGCAACATACGTTGCTTTGCATAGCAGGGCGGCCAATAGCGGCGCTGGATTTCAGTGATGATCGTTTAGCTCATCTTTTGAAACATTTAAGCAATCGTGAATACTGGTCAAAGATAGAAGATGATCTCAACAAACAGTCAATAGAGGTGTATGATCTAAAGCCTGAAACAATCAGATGTGATGCAACGACTGTGAGTACGGATCAAGCAATCACAGAAGAGGGATTGGTTCAGTTTGGTCATAGCAAAGACAATACGAAGTTACCTCAGATAAAATTGATGAGTGCTGCCCTGGACCCTTTGGGAATGCCGTTGGCTTCTGACGTCGTTTCTGGTGAAAAGGCAGACGATGGATTATATATTCCGCTGATAAGTCGCGTCAGTGACAGTCTTAAAAAAAATGGATTATTGTTCTCAGGTGATTGTAAAATGAGTGCATTGGAGACCCGGGCTCATTTGGTATTATCAGGAGATCATTATTTATGCCCGCTGCCCTTGACCGGTAAAACTGCTGATGAAATGAAAACATGGATCAATGAAGGTATTTCCAAAGATCGGGAAGAAGCTTTGATCCCTGTGTTCAGAGAGAACTATAAAGGAATAGTCGTTCTGGCAGCCAAAGGATATGAGTTCAGCCGCATTCAGACTTTTCAAAAAGAGGCTGAAGAAATAACCTGGCAAGAGCGTATTTTCGTCGTTCATTCCCCTGCTCATGCCAGGCAACAATCAGCCGGTCTCGATATTCGGTTGAAAAAAGCGAAGGAAAAACTTGAAAAATTAACGCCTTTGCCAGGGCGAGGCAAACGTCAAATAAGCGATGAGGCTGAACTTGTTGCGGCTATTGCCAAAATAGTCAAAGCCCATAACGTAGAGAATCTGCTGGACGTCCAGTTTGAAAAACAGGTAGAACAAAAAATGAAGTATGTCGGTAAAGGCAGGGGGTCCCTTAACCGGGAAACCATCGTTGTAGAAAAGGTTCGTTATCAGATTACTTCTGTTCAAAGAAATCAAGAAAAAATTGCCGATGAAAAAACCCGATTTGGCTGGAAAGCATTCGTCACAGACATGGATTTTGATAAGTTTTCCCTGCATGATGCTATTTTGTCATATAGAAATGAATATCGAGTTGAACGTATCTTCGCCAGGCTAAAAAGTCGCCTCAACATAGCTCCGTTGTTTGTTAAAAAAGATGATCAGATTGAAGGTATGACATATCTACTCACCCTGTGTGTAAGGGTGCTGACTCTTATAGAATTTGTTGTTCGACGCTCATTGAAAGAAGAAAAGACTGAACTACCTGATATGCATCCTGAAAATCGTAAAAAGACTACAGCCAAACCTTCTGCGGAAAGAATCTTAAAGGCTTTTTCGAAAGTTAACCTTACTATTATATGCGACATGGCAGGAAATATTATTATGCGTTCATTGAAACCATTATCGAATTTGCAAAAACAAATTATCCAAAAGTTGGAATTAGACTCTTCTATTTATACGCAACTTGAAATTTAG
- the upp gene encoding uracil phosphoribosyltransferase, with amino-acid sequence MAVYVEDHPLIKHKLGLMRQKDISTKDFRDLSSEVARLLTYEATQDLETEQKIIEGWAGEVEVEKIKGKKITIVPILRAGLGMMDGVLDLIPSAKVSVVGFYRNEETLKPVQYYFKTASALEKRTALILDPMLATGGTLIATIDLLKEAGCKSIKGLFLVAAPEGIAAVERKHPDIDIYTASIDARLNDEGYILPGLGDAGDKIFGTK; translated from the coding sequence ATGGCCGTATATGTGGAGGACCATCCTTTAATAAAGCATAAGCTTGGATTAATGCGTCAAAAAGACATCAGCACCAAGGATTTCAGGGATCTGTCCTCGGAAGTGGCCCGCCTGCTCACCTACGAAGCCACCCAGGACCTTGAGACCGAACAAAAAATCATTGAGGGCTGGGCAGGAGAGGTTGAGGTCGAAAAAATAAAAGGAAAAAAAATTACTATTGTTCCCATATTAAGAGCAGGTTTAGGCATGATGGACGGAGTGCTTGATCTGATCCCTTCTGCCAAGGTCTCTGTGGTGGGATTTTATAGAAACGAGGAGACGTTGAAACCGGTACAGTATTATTTTAAAACCGCCTCTGCCTTGGAAAAGCGCACGGCATTGATACTGGACCCCATGCTGGCCACCGGCGGGACTTTAATCGCCACCATTGACCTGCTCAAGGAAGCCGGTTGCAAAAGCATTAAGGGACTTTTTCTTGTGGCTGCCCCGGAGGGTATTGCAGCAGTGGAGAGAAAGCATCCTGACATTGACATCTATACAGCCAGCATTGATGCGCGCCTTAACGACGAGGGATATATTCTTCCCGGGTTGGGGGATGCCGGAGATAAAATATTTGGCACTAAGTAA
- a CDS encoding uracil-xanthine permease family protein, with amino-acid sequence MPDNPASSTDYNFQVKDCFLGAQMLFVAFGALVLVPLLTGLNPNVALFTAGLGTLVFQIITRGKVPIFLASSFAFIAPIQYGAKTWGIPGTMCGLAAAGVIYIILSTLVRLRGSGIIQSVLPPVVTGPVIMVIGLKLAPVAVGMATSGSDHYSKAAAMTVAFIALATTVLVSLLAKGIIKLIPILVGIVVGYVVAFFMGMVSFDAVTSAPWFAIPAFVLPQWNLHAILYIIPVAIAPAIEHVGDIVAIGRVTGKDYLKEPGIQNTMLGDGVATSLAAFLGGPPNTTYSEVTGAVTLTRAFNPGIMTWAAITAILLAFIGKLGALLQTIPTPVMGGIMLLLFGAIAVVGLNALVQAREDLVAPRNLSIIALILVSGIGGLAIKFGNFELSGIGLAGVLGVLLNLILPRPKD; translated from the coding sequence ATGCCCGACAATCCGGCATCATCCACAGATTACAACTTCCAGGTTAAAGACTGTTTCTTGGGTGCCCAGATGCTCTTTGTGGCCTTTGGCGCCTTGGTGCTGGTTCCTTTACTTACAGGACTGAACCCTAATGTGGCATTGTTTACTGCGGGCTTAGGCACCCTGGTATTCCAGATCATTACCCGGGGCAAAGTACCCATATTTCTGGCCTCATCCTTTGCCTTTATCGCCCCCATCCAATACGGCGCAAAAACATGGGGAATTCCCGGGACCATGTGCGGCTTAGCAGCGGCCGGCGTGATTTATATCATACTGAGCACCCTGGTTCGATTGCGGGGCAGCGGAATTATCCAAAGTGTACTGCCGCCGGTGGTAACCGGTCCGGTCATCATGGTCATCGGCTTAAAACTCGCGCCAGTAGCCGTGGGGATGGCCACAAGTGGAAGTGACCATTATTCCAAGGCCGCAGCCATGACTGTGGCCTTTATTGCCCTTGCTACCACGGTGTTGGTCTCTTTGCTTGCCAAAGGCATTATAAAATTAATCCCGATTCTGGTAGGTATTGTCGTAGGATACGTTGTGGCCTTTTTCATGGGCATGGTCAGTTTTGATGCCGTGACATCAGCCCCCTGGTTTGCCATCCCTGCCTTTGTTCTGCCCCAGTGGAACCTTCATGCCATCTTATATATTATCCCCGTGGCTATTGCCCCGGCCATTGAACATGTCGGAGACATCGTGGCAATCGGCCGCGTCACAGGCAAGGATTACTTAAAAGAGCCCGGCATCCAGAACACCATGCTGGGCGACGGTGTTGCCACCTCTCTGGCAGCATTTCTGGGCGGTCCACCTAACACCACCTACTCCGAAGTCACAGGTGCGGTAACTTTGACCCGTGCGTTTAACCCGGGCATCATGACCTGGGCCGCCATCACTGCCATCCTGCTTGCCTTTATCGGCAAACTGGGTGCATTGCTGCAGACCATTCCCACGCCTGTCATGGGCGGTATCATGCTGCTGCTGTTCGGAGCCATTGCCGTGGTGGGTCTGAACGCCCTTGTCCAGGCCCGTGAAGATCTTGTGGCCCCACGAAATTTGAGCATCATTGCCCTGATTTTGGTTTCCGGCATTGGCGGATTGGCTATCAAATTCGGTAATTTCGAACTGTCCGGCATCGGCCTTGCCGGTGTGCTTGGCGTTCTGCTCAATTTAATACTGCCAAGACCTAAAGATTAA
- a CDS encoding NAD(P)-dependent oxidoreductase, translated as MTDKNIGFIGLGVMGHSMVGHILAAGFNVRVHNRTKQKADALVEKGAVWCDSVADLAASSDVIITMVGYPVDVEEVFIGPAGILENAPAGALAIDMTTSDPALAEKLWQDGRQKDISVLDAPVSGGDIGARNASLSIMVGGSPEDFHRALPIFKAMGTNIVHQGKAGNGQHTKMANQIAIASTMISVCESISYAKRAGLDPETVLESIGKGAASSWSLNNLGPKMIQGDDAPGFFIRHFVKDMGIALSAAESMGMKTPGLDMACTLYKQMEDQGAGLKGTQSLFHLFE; from the coding sequence ATGACAGATAAAAATATTGGCTTCATTGGACTCGGGGTTATGGGGCATTCCATGGTAGGACATATTTTGGCGGCAGGTTTCAATGTGCGTGTGCACAACCGTACAAAACAAAAGGCAGACGCCTTAGTGGAAAAGGGGGCTGTCTGGTGTGATAGCGTGGCGGATCTGGCAGCTTCATCGGATGTCATTATCACCATGGTGGGATACCCGGTTGACGTGGAAGAGGTGTTCATAGGGCCTGCCGGCATTCTGGAAAATGCGCCTGCCGGTGCCTTGGCCATTGACATGACTACATCGGATCCTGCCCTTGCAGAAAAGCTGTGGCAGGATGGGCGGCAAAAAGATATCAGTGTGCTGGATGCTCCGGTTTCTGGTGGGGATATCGGGGCTCGGAATGCGTCTCTTTCTATTATGGTGGGCGGGTCTCCAGAAGATTTTCACCGCGCCCTGCCCATTTTTAAGGCCATGGGAACCAATATTGTACACCAGGGTAAGGCCGGCAACGGTCAGCACACCAAGATGGCCAACCAGATTGCCATTGCCTCCACCATGATTTCCGTGTGTGAATCTATTTCCTATGCAAAGCGCGCTGGGCTGGACCCTGAAACCGTGCTTGAATCAATTGGTAAGGGCGCGGCGTCGTCCTGGAGCCTGAATAACCTGGGACCAAAGATGATCCAGGGGGATGATGCGCCGGGATTTTTCATTCGGCATTTTGTAAAGGATATGGGCATTGCCCTTTCTGCAGCCGAATCCATGGGTATGAAAACCCCGGGACTGGACATGGCTTGCACTCTTTATAAACAGATGGAGGACCAAGGTGCCGGATTGAAGGGTACCCAATCGCTATTTCATTTATTTGAGTAA
- a CDS encoding zinc ribbon domain-containing protein, which translates to MPIYEFKCSKCEEFFEVIVMGEQDDREIVCPKCKSKEFQRVVSATNYAMGPSGNSAKGVHTQERTCSSGTCKTYTVPGG; encoded by the coding sequence ATGCCGATATATGAATTTAAATGTAGTAAATGTGAAGAATTTTTCGAAGTGATTGTTATGGGGGAACAAGATGACCGGGAAATTGTCTGCCCCAAATGTAAATCCAAGGAGTTCCAGCGGGTGGTCTCTGCCACCAACTATGCCATGGGGCCGTCAGGAAATTCTGCCAAAGGCGTGCATACTCAGGAACGTACCTGTTCAAGCGGAACGTGTAAGACTTATACGGTTCCTGGAGGTTAG
- the recN gene encoding DNA repair protein RecN, with product MLHALAIKNFAIIEDLRIEFGSGLSVLTGETGAGKSIIIQAVNLLLGSRASADLVRTGKDNAELEAVFDIAPDSHAARLMVDQNMDIEDGLIIRRVVSAEGKSKIYVNARQTTLDFLKQVTENIAGVSSQHAHQGLLKEDQHLDILDEFAQTLDLRKDVAGLYRQIVPLKKEIADLKAGKEKAEKELALLQFQVDEIETANIQPDEDEELIQKRDQLQNAAQIFEAVNSTVHNLYDREGSVLDQISGMSARVGRFCETDEKLDALARRLDEICYELQDLVSEFRSFAAGIDLDPQSLDQVDQRLDQIAKLKRKYGGSLDSIFEQYRNMAENLTEIQGIEGRIEQLEQKQKGLVARIRQKAKALSMRRQKEGLALARLAKAELGALEMGRASFEVDFSTDLSVDPEEILTADNEKISATGMDRVRFLLTPNPGEAPKPLAKIASGGELSRIVLALKAVLCRGQSFETLIFDEVDAGIGGATSDKVGLKLKELSRVQQVVCITHLAQIARYGNHQFRITKQVSGGRTATRITPLTCEEDRVKELARMIGGSRITDATLVHARELLDTAEEP from the coding sequence ATGCTGCACGCTTTGGCCATAAAAAACTTTGCGATTATTGAGGATTTGCGCATTGAATTCGGTTCTGGCCTTTCTGTGTTGACAGGGGAAACCGGGGCTGGAAAATCAATTATTATCCAGGCTGTAAATCTGCTTTTGGGATCCCGGGCATCGGCGGATTTGGTACGCACTGGAAAGGACAATGCCGAACTGGAAGCTGTATTTGACATTGCCCCTGATTCTCATGCTGCCCGGCTCATGGTAGACCAGAATATGGATATTGAAGATGGCCTGATCATCAGGCGTGTGGTATCTGCCGAAGGAAAAAGTAAAATTTATGTCAACGCCCGCCAAACCACTCTGGATTTTTTAAAACAGGTAACGGAGAATATCGCCGGTGTATCCAGTCAGCATGCCCACCAGGGGCTCCTCAAGGAAGATCAGCACCTGGATATTTTGGACGAATTTGCCCAAACCCTTGACCTGAGAAAAGATGTGGCCGGGTTGTACCGGCAGATTGTTCCGTTGAAAAAAGAGATCGCTGATTTAAAGGCAGGAAAGGAAAAGGCCGAAAAAGAATTGGCACTGCTCCAATTTCAGGTAGATGAGATTGAAACCGCCAATATCCAGCCCGATGAGGATGAAGAGCTGATTCAAAAACGCGACCAACTGCAGAATGCCGCGCAGATTTTTGAAGCAGTAAACAGTACGGTGCATAATTTATATGACCGGGAAGGCTCGGTGCTGGATCAGATTTCGGGTATGTCTGCCCGGGTTGGCCGGTTCTGCGAGACCGATGAGAAACTGGATGCCCTGGCCCGGCGCCTAGACGAAATATGCTATGAACTTCAGGATTTGGTGTCAGAGTTTAGATCGTTTGCCGCAGGTATTGATCTGGACCCCCAGTCCCTGGACCAGGTGGATCAGCGCCTGGATCAGATCGCCAAACTTAAGCGCAAATATGGGGGCAGTCTTGACTCTATATTTGAGCAATACCGGAACATGGCAGAAAATTTGACAGAGATCCAAGGGATTGAGGGGCGCATCGAACAACTGGAACAAAAACAAAAGGGTTTGGTGGCTCGGATTCGTCAAAAGGCCAAGGCCCTGTCCATGCGACGGCAGAAAGAAGGGCTGGCCCTGGCCAGGCTGGCAAAGGCAGAACTCGGTGCCCTTGAGATGGGCCGGGCCAGTTTTGAGGTGGATTTTTCCACGGACTTAAGCGTTGACCCTGAAGAGATTTTAACGGCGGATAATGAAAAAATATCTGCCACCGGCATGGACCGGGTGCGATTTTTGCTCACCCCAAATCCCGGGGAAGCTCCAAAGCCTTTAGCAAAAATAGCCTCGGGTGGAGAACTGTCCCGTATTGTTTTGGCGCTTAAGGCTGTGCTTTGCCGGGGTCAGTCCTTTGAGACCTTGATTTTTGATGAAGTGGATGCCGGTATCGGTGGTGCGACATCCGACAAGGTGGGGCTTAAACTCAAAGAATTGAGTAGGGTACAGCAGGTGGTCTGCATCACTCACCTGGCCCAGATTGCCAGGTACGGTAACCATCAGTTCAGGATAACCAAACAGGTGTCAGGCGGCAGGACAGCCACCCGCATCACCCCCTTGACCTGTGAGGAAGATCGGGTAAAGGAGCTGGCCCGGATGATTGGCGGCAGCCGGATCACCGATGCCACCCTTGTCCATGCCAGGGAACTTCTTGATACGGCAGAGGAGCCTTGA
- a CDS encoding iron transporter has product MPHPVPRNPESCMSRQLSAAVKAGLKKGWSGLIWLVKILVPVSFATALMVHYQLLHHLDFLLQPMMTMIHLPASAAVVLVIGIFTGSYGTVAALSVMSFSMAHMILIAVFTLISHNLIQESLVQANSGLRFSTAVVFRLVMSFIVTMLCGWIMGVDPVSAGSACESVLPAVPGPLLVMLIDWATGTAWLCLKILCIIMSLMVVMELARTFHIIEAVTRITAPVLRLLGLDKSCALLWMTAAVFGLAYGAAVIVEETKNSTHDSKTLTRLQLSIGVNHAMIEDPSLFLPLGLPAFWLWIPRLVAAMAAAWLHMGFSWARRFYAARFGHKKLCDY; this is encoded by the coding sequence ATGCCTCATCCGGTCCCCCGAAATCCTGAGTCCTGTATGTCCAGGCAGCTGTCGGCCGCAGTTAAAGCCGGTTTGAAAAAAGGGTGGTCCGGTCTGATCTGGCTGGTTAAGATTCTTGTGCCTGTCTCTTTTGCAACAGCTTTAATGGTGCATTATCAGCTTCTGCACCACCTTGATTTTCTTTTACAGCCAATGATGACCATGATCCATTTGCCGGCTTCTGCCGCCGTTGTTTTGGTTATCGGTATTTTTACAGGTAGTTACGGCACTGTTGCAGCCCTGTCTGTTATGTCGTTTTCCATGGCGCATATGATCCTGATTGCCGTGTTTACGCTGATTTCCCATAACCTGATTCAGGAAAGTCTGGTCCAGGCCAACTCAGGGTTGCGGTTTTCAACGGCGGTTGTTTTCCGTTTGGTTATGTCCTTTATTGTCACCATGCTCTGCGGGTGGATCATGGGGGTGGATCCCGTCAGTGCCGGATCTGCTTGTGAGTCGGTTCTGCCGGCGGTACCAGGTCCGCTTTTAGTTATGCTGATTGACTGGGCCACGGGCACGGCCTGGCTGTGCTTAAAGATTCTGTGTATTATCATGTCGTTGATGGTGGTCATGGAACTGGCAAGAACCTTTCATATTATCGAGGCTGTGACACGGATTACAGCCCCTGTTTTAAGACTGCTGGGACTGGACAAATCCTGCGCACTGCTTTGGATGACTGCGGCGGTTTTTGGCCTAGCTTACGGGGCTGCTGTTATTGTTGAAGAGACAAAAAACAGTACCCATGACTCGAAGACCTTAACCCGGCTTCAGCTGTCCATCGGGGTCAATCATGCCATGATTGAGGATCCGTCCTTATTTCTCCCCTTGGGTCTGCCTGCATTCTGGCTGTGGATTCCCAGGCTTGTGGCTGCTATGGCTGCTGCCTGGCTGCACATGGGTTTTTCTTGGGCAAGGAGATTTTATGCTGCACGCTTTGGCCATAAAAAACTTTGCGATTATTGA
- a CDS encoding conjugal transfer protein TraB, with protein MKSIDEHILRVSKEIIVKFIEMGRLSPSSVHESFKDVYKTVNDTVKKNLDPPQDASSGPPKS; from the coding sequence ATGAAATCCATTGACGAACATATACTCAGAGTCAGCAAGGAAATTATAGTAAAGTTTATTGAAATGGGCCGACTGTCGCCTTCCAGCGTCCATGAATCTTTCAAGGATGTTTACAAGACCGTCAATGATACCGTGAAAAAGAATCTGGACCCGCCCCAAGATGCCTCATCCGGTCCCCCGAAATCCTGA
- a CDS encoding TraB/GumN family protein codes for MSENPIDHNDIHILNQNGKQIILIGTAHVSRHSAQLVSDTIASEQPDTVCVELCNNRLATIRDKDRWQNMDIVKIIKEKKALMLFMNLLLAAFQKKIADKFGIKPGQEMINAIAAAEKTDAAIIPADREIQITLSRVWRGMGFWEKTKLIFSMVLSFGHSEDIEETDIEKMKHQDILQSLLSEIKEDHPIIGEVLINERDQFLAQSIRSAPGDKIVAVVGAAHVPGILEYIEQDTPIDLDALKTLPPPGNLGKVLKWLIPGLIVMLFIAGFLTEGKGAGTDMIWIWVLANGIFAGIGAIMALAHPYTIFSSIIAAPLTSLNPMIAAGWVAGLVEAFARKPKVRDLEAIPKDITTVKGFWRNNVTRILLVVVFTNLGSSIGTMTALPLMIKLLS; via the coding sequence ATGAGCGAAAATCCCATTGACCATAACGACATCCATATTCTTAACCAGAACGGCAAACAGATCATTCTTATCGGAACAGCCCACGTGTCCCGCCACAGTGCCCAACTGGTTTCGGACACCATAGCATCAGAACAGCCTGATACCGTATGTGTAGAACTATGCAACAACCGCCTGGCTACCATCCGGGATAAAGACAGATGGCAGAACATGGATATTGTAAAAATCATCAAGGAAAAAAAGGCCCTGATGCTGTTTATGAATCTTTTGTTGGCCGCTTTCCAGAAAAAAATAGCCGATAAATTCGGCATAAAGCCCGGCCAGGAGATGATCAATGCCATTGCTGCCGCAGAAAAAACGGATGCTGCTATTATCCCTGCGGACAGGGAAATTCAGATCACTCTTTCCCGGGTATGGCGGGGCATGGGATTCTGGGAAAAAACCAAACTGATATTCTCCATGGTGCTGTCATTTGGCCACTCCGAAGATATCGAAGAAACAGACATTGAAAAGATGAAACACCAGGACATCCTGCAGTCACTGCTTTCGGAAATCAAAGAGGATCATCCCATTATTGGAGAAGTGCTGATTAACGAACGGGACCAGTTCCTGGCCCAAAGCATTCGAAGTGCGCCGGGGGACAAAATCGTGGCGGTTGTGGGTGCGGCCCATGTGCCTGGCATTCTGGAATATATTGAGCAAGACACCCCCATAGACCTTGACGCACTCAAAACACTACCGCCTCCCGGCAACCTGGGAAAGGTATTAAAATGGCTTATCCCCGGCCTGATCGTCATGCTTTTCATTGCCGGATTTCTCACAGAGGGTAAAGGCGCCGGAACCGACATGATTTGGATCTGGGTGCTGGCCAATGGCATTTTTGCCGGTATCGGCGCAATCATGGCCCTGGCCCACCCGTACACTATTTTTTCATCCATTATAGCCGCCCCGTTGACTTCCCTGAACCCCATGATTGCAGCAGGCTGGGTGGCAGGTCTTGTAGAAGCATTTGCACGCAAACCCAAGGTGCGTGACCTTGAGGCGATCCCCAAGGATATTACGACAGTCAAAGGGTTCTGGCGAAATAATGTCACAAGAATTCTGCTGGTGGTGGTGTTCACCAATCTGGGTTCGTCCATCGGCACCATGACGGCCCTGCCGTTGATGATCAAACTTTTATCCTGA
- a CDS encoding HDOD domain-containing protein: MDIFVARQPVFTSDKKLFGYELLFRLSLDNVFPNIDGSVATSGVLSNTFFSFGLDDILSGKPGLINFTRDLLLKQTPLLFPKEHIIIEVLEDIEPEPEIIDALKTFKAQGFRVALDDFVYDQKFNEMIHLCDMIKFDIIATPLDTLGPVLTFLKKEFKHITLLCEKVETHEEFEQAKTMGFKLFQGYFFSKPEVISNKGLAANQMTNLKLLNEVSKQELALDVIEDMIKNDVAISFKLLTFINSAYFKRPIAVDTIKDAITFLGLQELKKFINVAVVSNMNPDKPNELIRFSVIKARMCEQCAHIIKTRFTPEELFTVGLFSSMDAILDMPMKDILEKIALSEKIKDALLGKDRMFRQLNDLITSFEQGHWDHTRFQADKDSQLIQKLPAFYMDALKMADSFLAPD, encoded by the coding sequence ATGGATATTTTTGTAGCACGTCAGCCTGTATTCACATCAGATAAAAAACTTTTTGGTTATGAGCTCTTATTCAGGCTCAGCCTGGACAATGTGTTCCCAAATATCGACGGGTCTGTAGCCACATCCGGTGTGCTGTCCAATACTTTTTTCTCCTTTGGACTCGATGACATCCTTTCCGGCAAGCCTGGACTGATCAATTTTACCCGGGATCTTCTACTCAAGCAGACACCGCTTCTTTTCCCAAAAGAACATATTATTATTGAGGTTTTAGAAGACATTGAACCTGAACCTGAAATTATTGATGCATTAAAGACTTTTAAAGCCCAAGGGTTCAGGGTTGCCCTGGATGATTTTGTTTATGATCAAAAATTTAATGAAATGATTCACCTGTGCGATATGATAAAGTTTGATATTATAGCCACTCCTCTGGACACCCTGGGTCCGGTTCTTACATTCTTAAAAAAAGAATTCAAGCATATTACACTGTTGTGTGAAAAGGTGGAAACCCACGAAGAATTTGAACAAGCCAAAACCATGGGATTCAAGCTTTTCCAGGGATATTTCTTTTCAAAACCTGAAGTCATATCAAACAAAGGTCTGGCAGCCAACCAGATGACCAACCTGAAACTATTAAATGAGGTTTCAAAGCAAGAGCTGGCCTTAGATGTTATAGAGGATATGATCAAAAATGATGTGGCCATTTCTTTCAAGCTTTTGACATTTATCAATTCAGCGTATTTTAAGCGCCCCATTGCCGTAGACACGATCAAGGATGCCATCACTTTTTTGGGCTTGCAGGAATTGAAAAAATTTATCAATGTGGCGGTGGTATCGAATATGAACCCGGACAAGCCCAATGAGCTAATCCGGTTTTCAGTGATCAAGGCCCGGATGTGCGAGCAATGCGCTCATATTATTAAAACCCGGTTTACACCGGAAGAATTGTTCACTGTGGGCCTGTTTTCAAGCATGGATGCCATTTTGGATATGCCCATGAAAGACATCCTTGAAAAAATTGCCCTGTCCGAAAAGATCAAGGATGCGCTTTTGGGCAAAGACCGCATGTTCAGACAGCTCAATGACCTGATCACAAGCTTCGAACAGGGACATTGGGACCATACCCGATTTCAGGCAGACAAAGATTCTCAACTGATTCAAAAACTGCCCGCCTTCTATATGGACGCCTTAAAAATGGCGGATTCTTTTCTTGCCCCGGACTGA